A stretch of the Corynebacterium maris DSM 45190 genome encodes the following:
- a CDS encoding ABC transporter ATP-binding protein has translation MKHRDAPALEITELVKTFGDFRALDGLSLTVERGSVHGFLGPNGSGKSTAIRTLLGLLHPTEGSVRVLGEDPARTPQVLSRIGYVPGDVALWPTLTGAEVLRALESLRGRPSNRRKEKELVDAFQLDVRKRTREYSTGNRRKVSLIAALSIDADVLILDEPTAGLDPLMEQVFIEHIRAAHAEGTTVLLSSHIMAEVEKLCDHVTVIKDGRVVEDGTLTQLRHLSAHRVSARMPDAEAFLARHPSASRDGEAVTLTVDRADLSAMLRDVLDAGGEDVLSQPASLEEIFLEHYEVAPAEGGHHDR, from the coding sequence GTGAAACACAGAGACGCGCCAGCACTAGAAATTACCGAACTAGTCAAGACTTTCGGGGACTTCCGTGCCCTCGACGGACTGTCCCTGACTGTGGAGCGGGGGAGCGTCCACGGCTTCCTGGGCCCCAACGGCTCGGGGAAATCCACCGCCATCCGCACCCTTCTGGGACTTCTCCACCCCACGGAAGGCTCCGTGCGCGTCCTCGGCGAGGATCCCGCCCGCACCCCGCAGGTCCTCAGTCGCATCGGCTACGTCCCCGGCGACGTCGCTTTGTGGCCCACGCTCACCGGGGCGGAAGTGCTGCGTGCCCTGGAGTCGCTGCGCGGCCGGCCCAGCAACCGCCGCAAAGAGAAAGAACTCGTCGACGCTTTCCAGCTCGACGTGAGAAAGCGGACGCGGGAATACTCGACGGGCAACCGTCGTAAAGTCAGCCTGATCGCCGCACTGTCCATCGACGCCGACGTGCTCATCCTCGACGAACCCACGGCGGGGCTCGACCCGCTGATGGAGCAGGTCTTCATCGAGCACATCCGCGCCGCCCACGCCGAAGGCACGACCGTGCTCCTGTCCAGCCACATCATGGCGGAGGTGGAAAAACTCTGCGACCACGTCACCGTGATCAAGGACGGCCGCGTCGTCGAAGACGGGACGCTCACGCAGCTGCGACACCTCTCCGCGCACCGCGTCTCGGCACGGATGCCCGACGCCGAGGCCTTCCTCGCCCGCCACCCCTCGGCGAGCCGCGACGGAGAGGCCGTCACGCTGACCGTCGACCGCGCGGACTTGTCGGCCATGTTGCGCGACGTGCTCGACGCCGGGGGAGAAGACGTCCTGAGCCAACCTGCCAGCCTGGAGGAAATCTTCCTGGAGCACTACGAG